A genomic region of Colletotrichum destructivum chromosome 5, complete sequence contains the following coding sequences:
- a CDS encoding Putative peptidase S8 propeptide/proteinase inhibitor I9: MRGFLGAVAGLAAVASATPSLSIETIHDGAAPIISSTNAETVPNSYIIKFKKHVSDTGAEDHHNWVQQLHSSSQQERLELRKRGQDSLVNDAFHGLKHTYKIGNDFLGYAGHFDEATIEKVRRHPDVEFIEVDSVVHTQVPVKSQVEDKCDGETEKQAPWGLARVSHRKSLGFTNYDKYLYAEDAGEGVDAYVIDTGTNVDHVDFEGRAKWGKTIPSGDQDADGNGHGTHCSGTIAGKKYGVAKKANVYAVKVLRSNGSGTMSDVVKGVEWAATSHTEQVKAAKDGKRKGFKGSVANMSLGGGKTQALDAVVNAAVDAGIHFAVAAGNDNADACNYSPAAAAKAVTVGATELGDRRSYFSNYGKCTDIFAPGTNIKSTWIGSKYAVNTISGTSMASPHICGLLAYYLSLQPASDSEYSVAPITPEKLKKALISVGTVGALADIPRDTPNVLAWNGGGCNNYTSIVEAGSVTIEREAEDSTIDDLEKAIEDDFEVLSGKVVKGAKNVGSKAEKFAKKIHNLVEEELKTFLKETAL, translated from the exons ATGAGAGGTTTCCTTGGTGCtgtggccggcctcgctgcTGTTGCCAGTGCCACTCCTTCCCTCTCCATTGAGACCAtccacgacggcgccgcgccCATCATTTCCTCCACCAACGCCGAGACTGTCCCGAACTCGTACATCATCAAGTTCAAGAAGCACGTCTCGGACACTGGTGCCGAGGATCACCACAACTGGGTTCAGCAGCTTCACTCCTCCTCCCAGCAGGAGCGTCTTGAGCTGCGCAAGCGTGGCCAGGACTCCCTGGTCAACGATGCCTTCCACGGCTTGAAGCACACCTACAAGATTGGCAATGACTTCTTGGGCTACGCCGGTCACTTCGACGAGGCAACCATCGAGAAGGTCCGGAGGCACCCTGAC GTCGAGTTCATCGAGGTCGACTCCGTTGTCCACACCCAGGTCCCCGTCAAGTCCCAGGTCGAGGACAAGTGCGATGGCGAGACCGAGAAGCAGGCCCCTTGGGGTCTGGCTCGTGTCTCCCACCGCAAGTCCCTGGGCTTCACCAACTACGACAAGTACCTTTACGCCGAGGATGCTGGCGAAGGCGTTGACGCCTACGTGATTGACACCGGCACCAACGTTGACCACGTTGACTTCGAGGGTCGTGCCAAGTGGGGCAAGACCATCCCCTCTGGCGaccaggacgccgacggcaacggccacGGCACTCACTGCTCCGGCACCATCGCCGGCAAGAAGTACGGTgtcgccaagaaggccaacgTCTACGCTGTCAAGGTCCTCCGCTCCAACGGCTCCGGCACCATGTCCGATGTCGTCAAGGGCGTTGAGTGGGCTGCCACCTCTCACACCGAGCAGGTCAAGGCTGCCAAGGACGGTAAGCGCAAGGGCTTCAAGGGCTCCGTCGCCAACATGTCTCTTGGTGGTGGCAAGACCCAGGCTCTCGATGCTGTCGTGAacgctgccgtcgacgcTGGCATCcacttcgccgtcgccgctggcAACGACAACGCCGATGCCTGCAACTACTcccccgctgccgctgccaagGCTGTCACCGTCGGTGCCACTGAGCTCGGCGACCGCCGCTCTTACTTCTCCAACTACGGAAAGTGCACCGACATCTTTGCCCCTGGCACCAACATCAAGTCCACTTGGATTGGCAGCAAGTACGCTGTCAACACCATTTCGGGCACTTCCATGGCCTCTCCCCACATCTGCGGTCTCCTGGCCTACTACCTCTCCCTCCAGCCTGCTTCTGACTCGGAGTACTCTGTTGCCCCCATCACCcccgagaagctcaagaaggcTCTCATCTCTGTTGGTACCGTTGGCGCCCTGGCCGACATCCCCAGAGACACCCCCAACGTCCTCGCCTGGAACGGCGGTGGCTGCAACAACTACACCTCCATTGTCGAGGCTGGCAGCGTTACTATCGAGCGTGAGGCCGAGGACTCTACCATTGATgacctcgagaaggccatcgaggatgACTTCGAGGTCCTCTCGGGCAAGGTTGTCAAGGGTGCCAAGAACGTTGGcagcaaggccgagaagtTTGCCAAGAAGATCCACAACCTGGTCGAAGAGGAGTTGAAGACATTCCTCAAGGAGACCGCCTTGTAA